CTCTCATCCGCTCATCCTATTAAGGAAGCCACGGAAGTCATTTTTGAAGAATCAGGGCTAACAATCGATCGCCTGATTCCCAAAACAAGCTTCTCGGGACGGTACCTTTTTGTGATCGGGGCCATTATCATTAACACAGACTGGAAGTACGGTTCCTTCCTTGAACTTCGCCGTTTTGAAGAATGGGACATCAAAACCGGTCAGAAAATCAGGGACCTGATTACTCCATAACCAGCCACGAACCCCTGGGTAAATCAAAAAATACTTATAAGGAGCCGCAAAATGCCATCAATTTCATCACATCGGTCTCTTTTTCAAGATTGGTGTTATTGGCTTTCATGAATTCGTTGACTTTGCGTTTGTGGGAAGAATAGAGCCGAAGAAGACGCCCCTTTGTAGCGGGATAAATATGATCGTTTTTATCTATTAAATAAAAATTGGTCCTGCGCCGGAGAATAACCCTGTCGTTCCCTTCCAGAACTTGAACCCTGCCGTCGACGTTGGTAAAAGACGAAAAACTTGTTATTGCAGAACTGGAAGAATACTGGTCATAGGCTGCGTAGCGCTCATTTCCCATTCTTGTCAGGAACAGTTTTCTACCCAACCTCGCCCGTCCGTAGTCTCCCGCGATCTCCATATGTCCATGCCCTTTGTGATAAATAAAAGGGGTTTGACCTACCATAATATTCTTGATAAATTCCTTGTCATTCAGCAGCATGGTATCTCGGTTATTACCAATAAACATCACTTCTCCGTGCACTACGCTGTAATTCAACTTGGCTTTCGTTACTTTCCCGCCCCTGAACATAACTGCCCCGTCCTCAAATTTCTCGAATTGGAACCTGTCCCTATATGACATGATTTTGCTGATGTCGCTACCGTTCTTGAATCGATAAACGTCTTTGGAGGCCTGTGCAAACAGATTTCCGCATATTAAACTGAGCAATGCAAAAGCATATATTGATTTCATTGGCTAACCTTTAATATTTCATTATAAATTTAGACAAATCCGGGAGATATTTCCTTTTTCGGCTCAATTCAAATTGATAAATTACCTGTCCAAGGTTCTTCATAAAGGGATAGCAAACTTCCTTATACTCATATTTATCATCGTTGAAAACACCGTCTTCATTGGATTGAACTACCGCTGAGAGCATAAATTCGACCTTATTTTCAAAATCAACGATATAGGCATTGTCAATAATAAAGCCGTAAGAATCGCCGTACTTGTTGAAAATCCGCACATTAGGCTTCGGCACTGTCGCCTTATCCGCACCATAGAAAAGGAACTTCGCGTACACAGGCCAGAACTCACCTGAATCATAATGTGGATAGTCACTTTCGGTCGGGTACTTGCTCATGTAGGTATAAATCAGCCGGTAATCATCCTCCTTCAAATGAAACCGTTCGCTGGCTGGGAATGCTTCCGGGAACAGCAGTTTCTTCATAACCGACTGCTGATCCGTGAGGCTGAATGCATTTTTATTGGCCATATTGAACGGGCGCTCCACATACCGGTCCGAACTGTCCATATAAGCCTTGCCCATCAGCGTGTTGGACAGGTTCAAGGGATAATTCTTAGGATCAAATTGCCCCGCTTGTGTATATACGGATTGCCCGTTCTGGTAGAACGTCACCGGGTTAGTGTGCCGGGAGGTTTCCTCAGTGTCCCGCACGGCATATCGGTTCAGGATGCGACTGGTTGTCAGCTTGTGCTTTTGTAGTCTTTCATTAATCTCCTCGCGGCCAATGAACTCGTACAGACGATTGTAAGCATCATTATCGCTGACGAGCAATATTTTTTTGATATAATGTTCCAATGAAGGGAGCCCGCTGGTGGAAGAGCTATCATGATCAACCATTGTCTGTTTGGCAAAATCTGCCCCGGTGATCATCGTGCTCTGCTTGGTCAGGCCTGCTACATTCAGCTCATTCATTTTTTCCAAAGCAAAAATCACGGTCGGCAGCTTCACGGTACTGGCCGGAAAAAAATAATGCAGGTCGTCCAGATTGTAGCTGAATGTTCTGAAATGCGGAATATTGCTTTTGTCCCGGTCAATCTGCGTGTAGAGAATTTGTACCTGATTTTTCTGTGGATGATTTAAAATTCCGGAAAACAGCTTGGGTTTGCTACGCAGCAGTTTTTCGAGCAACAAGGTATCCGTTTGCTGCGCCAGACCATTCAATGTTATACAAAGCAGAAAACAAACTATATAAAATCTGGTCATAACGCTTAGTTTTACTCTTCCCACTCAGGCATATAAGATCCTTCCTCGGTTTTTACCGAACTTTCCACCGCTGCATTGATTTCTTTCATTTCCTCAGCCGTCAAATCGCGCCATTTACCCGTCGGCAGGTTTTGCAGCGACACATTCATAATCCTCACCCGTTTCAGTTTGGTAACCTTATATCCCAGGTATTCGCACATTCTCCGGATTTGTCTGTTCAAACCCTGCGTCAGCACAATGGTAAATACGTAGCTGCTTTCCTTTTTTACCAAGCACTTTTTGGTAATCGTATCGAGAATCGGCACGCCCGACGACATTTTTCTTACAAATTCCGGTGTGATCGGTTTGTCGACCGTTACTACATATTCTTTTTCGTGATTGTTACCGGCCCGTAAAATCTTGTTCACAATGTCGCCGTCACTGGTCAGGAAAATCAGTCCTTCCGAAGGTTTGTCAAGGCGGCCGATCGGGAAAATACGTCCGGCGTGGCGGATATAGTCAATAATATTGCCCTTTACATTCCTTTCGGTAGTACAGGTGATGCCAACGGGTTTGTTGAAAGCAATGTAGACACCTGCCTTTTTTGCTTTCAATGGCTTTCCGTCCACCCGCACGTCGTCCGCGTCGGACGCTTTATCACCCAACACAGCCTGCTTGCCATTCAATGTGACCCTTCCCTGCTCCACGAGCCTGTCTGCCTCGCGTCTGGAACAAAAGCCGGTCTCGCTTATAAATTTGTTAATTCTGGTCAAATCCAAGTTACTTAAACCAACAGGTAATCATTGTAAAAATTAAAAAACCATCGGCAAATTACAGCAAATCATAAAAATTATCCCGCAATAATTAAAGATTCGGCCGATTTGCCTCTTTAACTGACAATTCTAAATCTATTCAATTTCAAGACAGATCCTTTAACGTTATATGAAAAACCGATTTTTGCTTACCCATTTTTTCTTCTGGTTAACCATTATAGCCATTCATGCGCAGCCGGTCCGCAGGCCTATTGAAGTAATCGTAACGACCGATCATGACGACTGGACTTACAAAACCGGTGAAAAAGTGCAGTACACTGTTTATGTGATGCGCAACGGAAATCTCGTAAAAAATGCCTCCATACGCTACGAAATTGGTTTAGAAAAACTGGACCCGACCATTAAGGAAACTAAAACAGCTCCCGACGGCAAAATCACGATCGACGGCGGAACATTGAAAACGCCAGGCTTTCTGAGATGCATCGCCTGGGCCAATGTAGACGGCGGCGAATACCGCGGCCTGGCCACAGCAGGTTTTGAACCATTGAAAATACAACCCACCGTATCCAATCCCGAGGACTTCGACACATTTTGGGACAATGCAAAAAAAGAGCTGGCTACCATTCCGATGGACGCCAAAATGACCCTGCTTCCAGAACGCTGCACCGAAAAAACAAACGTCTACCATTTGAACCTACAAAATAACAGAGTAGGAGCGCGCGTCTACGGCATTCTCAGCGTGCCCAAGAAAGAAGGAAAATATCCCGCATTGCTACGTGTACCGGGTGCGGGCGTGCGTGCCTATTACGGGGATGTGACCACCGCCGATAAAGAAATTATCACGCTTGAAATTGGTATCCACGGAATCCCGGTCATTATGGATCCGTCCGTTTATACCGATATGGGCGCAGGGGTACTGAATGGTTATCCGGCTTACAATATGGATGATAAAGACAAATTTTACTATAAGAGAGTGTATCTGGGATGTGTGCGTGCCAACGATTTCCTGACAAGCCTTCCCCAATACGACGGTAAAAATCTGGCAGTGACCGGTGGCAGCCAGGGTGGCGCATTGTCGATCATCACGGCTGGTCTCGATCCCCGTGTGAAATGGCTTGGCGCATTCTATCCCGCATTGAGCGACGTAACGGGTTACCTGCATGGACGTGCGGGAGGTTGGCCTCATTACTTCGACAAAAACGGTGTCAAGGTGAACAACACCAAAGAGAAGCTAGCTACCATTGCCTACTATGATGTTGTGAATTTTGCAAGAAGAGTAAAACAGCCAGGCTATTATATGTGGGGTTTTAATGACGAAACTTGCCCACCGACTTCCATGTACTCCGCTTACAACGTCCTAACGGCACCGAAAGAGTTAAAACTTTACCTGGACACAGGTCACTGGACTTACCAGGAGGAAAGAGATATCATGAACAACTGGCTGATTGACAAGCTAAAAGGCAAGTAAACAGAGACTACAAACGCTTAACAAGACATTCAAGATCATTCTTATGGATCGTAGAACCTTTATTGAAAAGTCGGCATTGGCGGGGGCGGCGTTTTCGTCCCTCCCGCTCCTCTCCGCCCTGAAACGGGCAGCACCTTACCGGACAGCATTGATCGGGACCGGCTGGTGGGGTACCAATATTCTGCGCTGCGCGATACAATCCGGTGAAAACAAACTGGTAGCATTGTGCGATGTTGATGAAAATCAACTCAAAGTTTGCTCAGCGGAAATGGGGAAACTGACGCCGGACAAGCCGAAGCTGTACAAAGATTTTCGCGAAATGCTGGCCAAGGAAAAACCGGAAATCGTAATAGTCGCGACGCCCGATCACTGGCATCCGCTCTGCTGCATCGCCGCGATCGAGTCGGGCGCGCATGTGTACGTGGAAAAACCGATCTCGCATACCATTAAAGAAGGTCGGGCGATGGTCAATGCGACGCGCAAGCATGGAAAGATCGTGCAGGTGGGAACGCATAGGCGCGTATCACCGCACAATGTTTCCGGAATGGAATTTCTCAAATCAGGAAAAGCGGGGAAAATTGGAATGGCCCGCGCATTTGTACATTATGGCGGTGGTCCTGGCCAAAAAGTAGCCAATGAAGAACCGCCGCAAGGATTGGACTGGGATTTCTATTGCGGTCCTGCCCAGTTGGTACCTTATAATAAAACCATTCATCCACGCGGTTTCCGGGGTTATCTCAATTTCGCAAACGGTACGCTAGGCGATTGGGGAATCCACTGGCTTGACCAGGTACTGTGGTGGTCGGAGCAGAAGTATCCAAAGAAAATCTATTCAACCGGTGGCCGGGCTATACGGCAGGACAATACCGACGCGCCAGACCATCAGGTAGCAGTTTACGATTTCGACGGATTTACATTAGAATGGGAACACCGCAATTTCGCGGCCAATAATGCTGAAAAAACACATCCACAGCAGGCAGTAGGTGTTTATTTTTACGGGACAGAAGGCACATTCCACATGGGCTGGCTCGACGGCTGGACATTTTATCCTACCAATCCAAACAAACCTGTCATTCACCAGGACGCTCAACTGAACAAGCCCGATGACCAGAATATTCAGCAGCTATGGGCCAATTTCCTGGAATCCATTAAAACCAACAAGCCACCGATCTGCGAAATCGAAGTAGGCCAACGCTCAACCAATGTAGCTTTGCTCGGAATGCTATCTTACAAGCTTGGCAGAAGCATTATCTGGGACGGTGAGAAAGAAGTAATCGAGGGAGATGCGGAAGCGAATAAATTGCTGAGCAGAGAGTACCGCGGGGAGTGGAAATATCCGAAGGTGTAGGAAGGTACAGGGTAGCTTGAAGGTGTCATTTGTTGTCATGAGGTCATTTATTGTTTTCAATATGACTACAAATGACTATTAATGACTACAAATGACAACACCTGACTATTAATGACTGTAAAAAAAATCGGGTGCTGTCATTTGTTGTCATGAGGTCATTTATTGTTTTCAATATGACTACAAATGACTATTAATGACTACAAATGACAACACCTGACTATTAACGAGCATAAAAAAATCAGGTGTCGTCATTTGTTGTCATGAGGTCATTTATTGTTTAAAAAACATTGTATGACTTCTTGACTATAAGTGACAACACCTGACTATTAATGACTTGGATCTAACTAAGAACAGTGCCTAGTTAGTCAATCTTAACAACCTCAGCCGGGATGTTATATTGCTCAATAGTTTCGCGTGTAAACCTGACGTGGCCTCTCGGAGCCATCAGATACAATTTTGCGCCTTTCAT
The genomic region above belongs to Dyadobacter pollutisoli and contains:
- a CDS encoding serine hydrolase, which produces MTRFYIVCFLLCITLNGLAQQTDTLLLEKLLRSKPKLFSGILNHPQKNQVQILYTQIDRDKSNIPHFRTFSYNLDDLHYFFPASTVKLPTVIFALEKMNELNVAGLTKQSTMITGADFAKQTMVDHDSSSTSGLPSLEHYIKKILLVSDNDAYNRLYEFIGREEINERLQKHKLTTSRILNRYAVRDTEETSRHTNPVTFYQNGQSVYTQAGQFDPKNYPLNLSNTLMGKAYMDSSDRYVERPFNMANKNAFSLTDQQSVMKKLLFPEAFPASERFHLKEDDYRLIYTYMSKYPTESDYPHYDSGEFWPVYAKFLFYGADKATVPKPNVRIFNKYGDSYGFIIDNAYIVDFENKVEFMLSAVVQSNEDGVFNDDKYEYKEVCYPFMKNLGQVIYQFELSRKRKYLPDLSKFIMKY
- the rluF gene encoding 23S rRNA pseudouridine(2604) synthase RluF, which translates into the protein MDLTRINKFISETGFCSRREADRLVEQGRVTLNGKQAVLGDKASDADDVRVDGKPLKAKKAGVYIAFNKPVGITCTTERNVKGNIIDYIRHAGRIFPIGRLDKPSEGLIFLTSDGDIVNKILRAGNNHEKEYVVTVDKPITPEFVRKMSSGVPILDTITKKCLVKKESSYVFTIVLTQGLNRQIRRMCEYLGYKVTKLKRVRIMNVSLQNLPTGKWRDLTAEEMKEINAAVESSVKTEEGSYMPEWEE
- a CDS encoding acetylxylan esterase; translated protein: MKNRFLLTHFFFWLTIIAIHAQPVRRPIEVIVTTDHDDWTYKTGEKVQYTVYVMRNGNLVKNASIRYEIGLEKLDPTIKETKTAPDGKITIDGGTLKTPGFLRCIAWANVDGGEYRGLATAGFEPLKIQPTVSNPEDFDTFWDNAKKELATIPMDAKMTLLPERCTEKTNVYHLNLQNNRVGARVYGILSVPKKEGKYPALLRVPGAGVRAYYGDVTTADKEIITLEIGIHGIPVIMDPSVYTDMGAGVLNGYPAYNMDDKDKFYYKRVYLGCVRANDFLTSLPQYDGKNLAVTGGSQGGALSIITAGLDPRVKWLGAFYPALSDVTGYLHGRAGGWPHYFDKNGVKVNNTKEKLATIAYYDVVNFARRVKQPGYYMWGFNDETCPPTSMYSAYNVLTAPKELKLYLDTGHWTYQEERDIMNNWLIDKLKGK
- a CDS encoding Gfo/Idh/MocA family protein, whose amino-acid sequence is MDRRTFIEKSALAGAAFSSLPLLSALKRAAPYRTALIGTGWWGTNILRCAIQSGENKLVALCDVDENQLKVCSAEMGKLTPDKPKLYKDFREMLAKEKPEIVIVATPDHWHPLCCIAAIESGAHVYVEKPISHTIKEGRAMVNATRKHGKIVQVGTHRRVSPHNVSGMEFLKSGKAGKIGMARAFVHYGGGPGQKVANEEPPQGLDWDFYCGPAQLVPYNKTIHPRGFRGYLNFANGTLGDWGIHWLDQVLWWSEQKYPKKIYSTGGRAIRQDNTDAPDHQVAVYDFDGFTLEWEHRNFAANNAEKTHPQQAVGVYFYGTEGTFHMGWLDGWTFYPTNPNKPVIHQDAQLNKPDDQNIQQLWANFLESIKTNKPPICEIEVGQRSTNVALLGMLSYKLGRSIIWDGEKEVIEGDAEANKLLSREYRGEWKYPKV